The Bradyrhizobium barranii subsp. barranii genome segment CGCGAGCAAGAACAAGAATCCGAACGATCCGAACATGCTGACGACGGGCGCCTATGGCAACGCGTTCGAGCTGTTGCTCGACAATCGAACCAACGGCGACGGCACCACCACGGAGACGCTGACCTACAAGAGCTACAGCGGCAAGACCAACGGCACGTTCTCGGCGACGGCCGAGACGGGGACGGGAGCCGATCTCGGCAGTGCCTACCAGGCCTTGCTCGCCTCGCTTCAGGCCAATGGCGAGATGGACGACAAGACCGCCGCGCAGCTCGACGACGCCATGGGCAAGCTCGATACCCAATCCGAGAGCGGTGCCAAGGATGCCGAAGTGTCCGGCGGCGGCCTGCTGGTGCAGTCCGGCGGCCCGGTCTATTTCAACGGCATCTCGGCCTATCAGAACCAGTTCGTGGATTCGCTCGTCAACGAGCTGAGCACCAGGCTGAACCTCGACGCCAAGGCGTGACGGCAATTCATCGCTGGTGAAACCGGTTGGCAAAGCCGGCCCAACCCGCGCATGATGCGCGGGCGATCTCGGCCACATGCCTTCCCGGATAAATTCAAGACATGAAAACCACGCTGCTGAAGTCCGAAGACTACACCCGCTCGCCCTGGAAGAACGGTGGCGGCATCTTCACCGATATCGCGGATGCCCATCGCGCCGACGCGCCGGCGAAGGATTGGGACAGCCTGCTCTGGCGCTTTGCCTCGACGCCGATCGTGGCGCCCGGTCCCTTCTCCTACATGCCCGGCATCGACCGCCTGCAGATGGTCGTCGGCGGGCGCGGGCTGGTGCTGAAGTCGCCCACGCAGGATTTTGACGAGCGTGAACCTTTTACGACGGTGCGCTTCACTGGCGAGATGGAGATCGTGACCGAGCTCGAGGCGGGTCCCGTCGAGGTCGTCAACCTGATGGCCCGGCGCGGCGCGGCGGAGATCGAGCTGCTGGCACTCAGGGAACCCGGCGAGCGGCCATTGTCCGCCGGCACGCACCTGGTTTACGCGGTTTCCGGCGATTGCAGCATTCGTCTCAATGGCGAGGATATTGTCATCCCCGACGGCAGCACGCTGAAGGT includes the following:
- a CDS encoding HutD/Ves family protein, which translates into the protein MKTTLLKSEDYTRSPWKNGGGIFTDIADAHRADAPAKDWDSLLWRFASTPIVAPGPFSYMPGIDRLQMVVGGRGLVLKSPTQDFDEREPFTTVRFTGEMEIVTELEAGPVEVVNLMARRGAAEIELLALREPGERPLSAGTHLVYAVSGDCSIRLNGEDIVIPDGSTLKVEQTQASRLGLVSGLAVLGSIQLVG